In a single window of the Megalobrama amblycephala isolate DHTTF-2021 linkage group LG3, ASM1881202v1, whole genome shotgun sequence genome:
- the cbln11 gene encoding cerebellin 11 codes for MALFQIFLISILNSCMAQDEDIMTPALNIYSELKELKASLDGLTTDLNAAKIELEEQKSLIQDLQKQIKGVFTAPVKGVYYFRYSGSAFASHDMGLSIFKGTSRFVSSYEYNSGERNDQMSNGAVMELDVEEEVHVRLWVRCWIFVDRRYNYSTFTGYLLYPQDSASV; via the exons ATGGCTTTATTTCAGATCTTCTTAATCTCGATACTAAATTCCTGCATGGCACAGGATGAGGATATTATGACTCCTGCTCTGAATATCTACTCTGAGTTGAAAGAGCTTAAAGCATCGCTTGATGGACTGACAACGGATCTGAACGCTGCTAAAATTGAACTAGAAGAGCAGAAAAGCTTGATTCAGGACCTGCAGAAACAGATTAAGG GAGTCTTCACAGCACCTGTTAAAGGTGTTTATTACTTCAGGTACTCAGGCTCCGCCTTTGCCTCCCATGATATGGGTCTGAGCATCTTTAAAGGCACGTCGCGATTTGTGTCTTCATACGAATATAATTCTGGGGAGCGCAACGACCAAATGTCCAATGGAGCTGTGATGGAGCTGGATGTTGAAGAGGAGGTTCACGTGAGGCTGTGGGTCAGATGCTGGATCTTTGTGGATCGACGGTACAACTATTCCACTTTCACAGGCTACCTGCTTTACCCACAGGATTCTGCTTCTGTATAA
- the LOC125265282 gene encoding kelch-like protein 33, with protein MAMDRQCLQREWGNSWRTAREDENVNAENGWMDVSDEEEDRVNPVEEYERSEVEELQVQTQESEKAVDDDEACSISFPFMPANSDSVVVMCTNNDNTSDEEDANKYDNSNVENADKYGKNNDKEYNNSLSVGSTNGDGLVAACKHKDKGTDKDYDTYDDDDDDDEDDCFAAASISTDGIGGSEKDLTFRGLTFRDEEQQMTDSSSEQGMLNQKLEEEEEEEEEEEEEYEGHCSFEDSDDCDMYPKKLYSDPVYPGSVFEALENMMLYSVLTDLTIYTEDGHQFQVHSIVLAAVSYIIETRLRQKPKQERIIELCLGPEVHSLGLAAVVEFAYTGSISILNKDNMEMVRTAAFSLEAQRVLELCTEEEQREQDKARGKKEDRKRISAKEHMNDSLQHIRQLWAQRVGCDVELEAEGRVFHAHRVILVANSDYFRGMFTTGMKESRQELVSLLLVRAAKFEALLHYSYSGALALGWGCVFDLTCTSLQLQFQTAFSLCLNFLQKEIDAYSCLDVVSFAEAYGMADLLTHANDFVLRHFQDVSVTPKFHDLPVEKLKKYLQSNSLCVQSELPVFKAVMSWIEAFPRQRVKLGRELMRTVRFPLMSFMEFKEVKSVTSWLTIGAKKLYKSVIEEFFNSSSDVQSNFRVYMPKDTLVLVGGERITDNFDKRKPCREMWFSNSLQNHIGLVKKVEWRVLGTLPEKPRFSHGVGVMRGKLYVVGGRHYYGKADTMKCTYMYDPIQNTWQRLADMHERRGSFTLVVLNDKLYAIGGERDSEVNMESVEVYCPNANSWSFVFPLDQALCCHAASVWNGTIFLSGGFNSQYQCLSSMILYHPEQRSTYLAEMRNDRALHCMETLDDHLYVAGGISCDADGNLVDQLACEVYDPVSNSWSAIMPFLMPHVGAASAVLEGKVYIIGGYCNENYSDTKSVHRYDPSTQQWENMSMTPGPNTFIAACVLPIPTHLRQ; from the exons ATGGCAATGGATCGGCAGTGTCTTCAGAGAGAGTGGGGAAATTCATGGAGAACAGCCAGAGAGGATGAAAATGTGAATGctgaaaatggatggatggatgtgagCGATGAAGAGGAGGACCGGGTGAATCCAGTGGAGGAATATGAGCGGTCAGAAGTAGAGGAGCTGCAAGTACAAACACAGGAAAGTGAGAAGGCTGTTGATGACGATGAAGCATGTAGTATTAGTTTTCCTTTTATGCCTGCAAACAGTGACAGCGTTGTTGTTATGTGTACAAATAATGATAATACCAGTGATGAAGAGGATGCCAATAAATATGACAACAGTAATGTAGAGAATGCTGATAAATATggtaaaaataatgataaagaaTATAATAACAGTTTATCTGTTGGGTCTACAAATGGTGACGGTTTAGTTGCTGCATGTAAACATAAAGATAAAGGCACTGATAAAGATTATGATacatatgatgatgatgatgatgatgatgaagatgactGTTTTGCTGCTGCCTCCATCAGTACTGATGGCATTGGTGGTTCTGAGAAGGACTTAACGTTTAGAGGTTTAACATTTAGAGATGAAGAGCAGCAGATGACAGACTCCAGCTCAGAACAGGGAATGCTAAATCAAAAGttagaggaggaggaggaggaggaggaagaagaggaggaggaataTGAAGGACATTGCAGTTTTGAAGATTCTGATGATTGTGACATGTATCCTAAGAAGCTATACTCTGATCCAGTATACCCAGGTTCGGTCTTCGAGGCTCTGGAGAACATGATGTTGTATTCGGTCCTCACTGACTTGACCATCTACACAGAGGACGGACATCAATTCCAGGTTCATTCTATTGTCCTGGCTGCAGTCAGTTACATTATTGAGACGAGGCTCAGACAGAAGCCCAAACAAGAACGCATTATTGAATTGTGTTTGGGGCCTGAGGTTCATAGTTTGGGGTTGGCAGCAGTGGTGGAGTTTGCCTATACAGGGAGCATCAGCATTCTGAACAAAGACAATATGGAGATGGTCAGAACTGCAGCTTTCAGCCTGGAAGCTCAGAGAGTTCTTGAACTCTGCACTGAAGAAGAACAAAGAGAACAGGACAAGGCAAGAGGGAAGAAAGAAGACAGAAAAAGGATTTCTGCTAAGGAACATATGAATGATAGTCTGCAGCATATCAGACAGTTGTGGGCACAGAGAGTGGGATGTGATGTGGAGCTGGAAGCAGAGGGAAGAGTGTTCCATG CTCACCGGGTGATCCTGGTTGCCAACAGTGACTACTTCAGAGGCATGTTTACCACTGGTATGAAGGAGAGCAGGCAGGAATTGGTGTCTCTGCTGTTAGTCAGGGCTGCCAAGTTTGAGGCCCTCCTCCACTACAGCTATAGTGGGGCTCTTGCTCTTGGATGGGGCTGCGTGTTTGATCTCACCTGTACATCTCTTCAATTACAGTTCCAAACTGCCTTCTCACTATGCCTTAACTTCCTGCAAAAAGAAATAGATGCCTACAGCTGCCTGGACGTTGTATCTTTCGCAGAGGCCTATGGGATGGCTGACCTACTTACACATGCCAATGACTTCGTCTTGAGGCACTTTCAAGACGTGTCCGTCACTCCTAAGTTCCACGATCTTCCTGTAGAAAAATTGAAGAAGTACCTTCAAAGCAATTCCCTCTGTGTTCAATCGGAGTTGCCCGTGTTCAAAGCAGTCATGTCTTGGATCGAAGCCTTTCCCAGACAACGGGTGAAACTCGGCAGGGAGCTGATGAGAACCGTCCGGTTTCCCCTCATGTCCTTTATGGAGTTCAAAGAAGTCAAGTCTGTAACGTCTTGGCTGACAATTGGTGCCAAAAAACTCTACAAGTCTGTCATTGAGGAGTTCTTCAACAGTTCTTCAGATGTCCAGTCAAATTTCAGGGTCTACATGCCTAAAGACACTCTAGTCCTTGTTGGTGGTGAGAGAATCACTGATAATTTTGACAAACGTAAACCCTGCAGGGAAATGTGGTTTAGCAATTCTTTGCAGAACCACATCGGATTGGTGAAGAAAGTAGAGTGGAGAGTGCTGGGAACTTTACCTGAGAAACCAAGATTCAGTCATGGAGTTGGGGTGATGAGAGGGAAGCTTTACGTAGTTGGTGGACGGCATTATTATGGAAAAGCTGATACCATGAAATGCACCTACAT GTACGATCCCATCCAAAACACTTGGCAAAGGTTGGCTGATATGCATGAGAGAAGAGGCAGCTTCACTTTAGTCGTCCTGAATGATAAACTATATGCTATTGGAGGAGAGAGAGACTCAGAGGTCAACATGGAGAGCGTAGAGGTCTATTGTCCCAACGCAAATTCTTGGAG TTTTGTCTTCCCATTAGACCAAGCTCTATGCTGTCATGCAGCCAGTGTATGGAATGGCACAATCTTTCTATCCGGAGGCTTTAACAGCCAGTACCAATGCCTATCGTCTATGATCCTTTACCATCCAGAACAAAGATCCACTTATCTGGCTGAGATGAGAAATGACAGAGCCCTGCACTGCATGGAGACCCTGGATGACCATCTGTATGTGGCTGGTGGGATTTCATGCGATGCTGATGGCAATCTGGTAGATCAATTAGCCTGTGAGGTTTATGACCCTGTGTCCAACTCCTGGAGTGCCATTATGCCATTTCTAATGCCACATGTAGGGGCAGCATCAGCAGTCTTAGAGGGGAAGGTCTACATAATTGGAGGCTACTGTAATGAGAACTACAGTGATACCAAATCAGTGCACCGCTATGATCCTTCAACACAACAATGGGAGAACATGAGTATGACACCAGGCCCGAACACATTCATAGCTGCCTGTGTGCTGCCCATACCTACTCACCTTAGACAGTAA